The genomic stretch CAAACTTGCGACTGCTTTTCTTAAGGGAATAGGAAAAATTTTTCAAAATTTTCAAACTTCGACGAAGTCTTGCCCGACGGCGTACAAAGGTACGCCGAGTGGCGAAGTTTTGGAAATAGCAAAATAAGAACCTGACCCGCCTACGCATTGAAAATGCGGGCGGGTACCCCAGAACCTTGTTGTTTTCACAATAAAAAATATCGCATTTGAAATGTGATATTTTTCTTTTTGCGCTTTGAAGAATTTTTACATTCCCTTTTTAACGTTTTTCCATTAACAATACCATAATAGCTTTTTGAACATGAAGTCTGTTTTCTGCCTCGTCAAAAATCTCGTCTGCGTGTGCATCAAAGGCTTCTGCTGTAATTTCTTCGCCCTTATGTGCGGGCAAACAATGGAATACAAGACAGTCTTCCTTTGCTACAGAAAGAGTTTTATCGTTTATCTGATAGCCTGCAAAAAGCTTTTGTCTCTCAGCGGCTTCTTCTTCCTGTCCCATACTTGCCCATACGTCTGTATATAAAACATCTGCATCCTTACAAGCTTCAAGAACGTCATCAGTTACTGTAAGGGTTGCACCCTTTACAGTCTTTGCAAACTCCATAATCTCAGGCGCAGGCTCAACTCCCTTAGGACAAGCAATAGAAATATCCATTCCTGTTTTCAAAGCGCCTACAATAAGAGAGTTACTCATATTGTTCGCTCCGTCACCGATAAAGCACATTTTAAGTCCTGCAAGCTTATTCTTATATTCACGGATTGTCATAAGGTCTGCCAATACCTGACAGGGATGCGCAAAGTCTGTAAGACCGTT from Oscillospiraceae bacterium encodes the following:
- the argF gene encoding ornithine carbamoyltransferase gives rise to the protein MKKDLLKLLDLTSKDIINILDLADQLKYEQKKGVTHKRNLKGKTLGMIFQKSSTRTRVSFEVGILQLGGHALFLSPRDIQLGRGESIEDTARVLSRYVDGIMIRTYDQQEVETLAEYASIPIINGLTDFAHPCQVLADLMTIREYKNKLAGLKMCFIGDGANNMSNSLIVGALKTGMDISIACPKGVEPAPEIMEFAKTVKGATLTVTDDVLEACKDADVLYTDVWASMGQEEEAAERQKLFAGYQINDKTLSVAKEDCLVFHCLPAHKGEEITAEAFDAHADEIFDEAENRLHVQKAIMVLLMEKR